From the genome of Caretta caretta isolate rCarCar2 chromosome 27, rCarCar1.hap1, whole genome shotgun sequence, one region includes:
- the DCAF7 gene encoding DDB1- and CUL4-associated factor 7, giving the protein MSLHGKRKEIYKYEAPWTVYAMNWSVRPDKRFRLALGSFVEEYNNKVQLVGLDEESSEFICRNTFDHPYPTTKLMWIPDTKGVYPDLLATSGDYLRVWRVGETETRLECLLNNNKNSDFCAPLTSFDWNEVDPYLLGTSSIDTTCTIWGLETGQVLGRVNLVSGHVKTQLIAHDKEVYDIAFSRAGGGRDMFASVGADGSVRMFDLRHLEHSTIIYEDPQHHPLLRLCWNKQDPNYLATMAMDGMEVVILDVRVPCTPVARLNNHRACVNGIAWAPHSSCHICTAADDHQALIWDIQQMPRAIEDPILAYTAEGEINNVQWASTQPDWIAICYNNCLEILRV; this is encoded by the exons atGTCGCTGCACGGGAAGCGGAAGGAGATCTACAAGTACGAGGCGCCCTGGACCGTGTACGCCATGAACTGGAGCGTCCGGCCCGACAAGCGCTTCCGCCTGGCGCTCGGCAGCTTCGTGGAGGAGTACAACAACAAG GTCCAGCTTGTTGGTTTAGATGAGGAGAGCTCAGAGTTCATTTGCAGAAACACCTTTGATCACCCATATCCTACTACAAAGCTCATGTGGATTCCTGACACCAAGGGAGTATATCCAGACCTGTTGGCAACCAGCGGTGATTACCTGCGTGTGTGGAGA GTGGGTGAAACTGAGACCCGACTGGAGTGCTTGCTGAACAATAATAAGAATTCTGATTTTTGTGCCCCGTTAACGTCGTTTGATTGGAATGAAGTGGATCCTTATCTTCTTG GTACCTCTAGCATTGACACAACCTGTACCATCTGGGGTCTGGAGACTGGGCAGGTATTGGGAAGAGTAAATCTGGTATCGGGCCATGTCAAGACCCAGCTTATTGCACATGACAAAGAG GTGTATGACATTGCATTTAGCCGCGCGGGTGGCGGGAGAGACATGTTTGCGTCAGTTGGCGCAGATGGCTCGGTGCGGATGTTTGACCTTCGTCATCTGGAGCACAGCACCATTATCTATGAGGATCCACAGCACCATCCATTGCTGCGTCTCTGCTGGAACAAGCAGGATCCCAACTATCTTGCAACAATGGCCATGGATGGTATGGAG GTGGTGATTCTAGACGTCAGAGTTCCCTGCACACCTGTTGCCAGGTTAAACAACCACAGAGCATGTGTGAATGGCATTGCTTGGGCGCCTCACTCTTCCTGCCATATCTGTACGGCAG CGGATGACCATCAGGCTCTCATCTGGGATATCCAGCAAATGCCTCGTGCCATTGAGGACCCAATCTTGGCCTACACAGCAGAAGGGGAAATCAACAATGTACAGTGGGCATCGACTCAGCCGGACTGGATAGCTATCTGCTACAACAACTGTCTGGAGATCTTGAGAGTGTAA